A genomic region of Gemmata massiliana contains the following coding sequences:
- a CDS encoding riboflavin synthase, translating to MFTGLVQALGEVRGVADVQGGRRLRVAEPALAPGLQLGESVSVCGACLTVVAHDGDTFDFEVGPETLVKTTLGRLAVGDRVNLERALRVGDSLGGHFVTGHVDCVGKVLEETVTGEWLTVWFGFPPEFEDLLVGKGSVAVDGVSLTLVDVQRDRFSIMLIPHTRAHTTLGFKKPGDAVNLEFDLLAKHVQKLFKRVSLTI from the coding sequence ATGTTTACTGGCCTCGTACAAGCGTTGGGCGAAGTGCGCGGAGTCGCGGACGTGCAGGGCGGGCGCCGGTTGCGCGTCGCCGAACCCGCCCTCGCGCCCGGACTGCAACTGGGCGAAAGCGTTTCGGTGTGCGGCGCGTGCCTCACGGTCGTCGCGCACGACGGCGACACGTTCGACTTTGAAGTCGGCCCGGAAACGCTGGTGAAAACCACACTCGGCCGGCTCGCCGTCGGCGACCGCGTGAACCTGGAACGCGCGCTCCGCGTGGGGGACTCGCTCGGCGGGCACTTCGTGACCGGCCACGTCGATTGCGTCGGAAAAGTGCTGGAAGAAACCGTGACCGGCGAGTGGCTCACGGTCTGGTTCGGGTTCCCGCCAGAATTCGAGGATCTGCTCGTGGGTAAGGGCTCGGTCGCCGTGGACGGCGTGAGCCTCACGCTCGTGGACGTGCAGCGCGACCGGTTCAGCATCATGCTGATCCCGCACACGCGCGCCCACACCACGCTCGGGTTCAAAAAGCCCGGCGACGCGGTGAACCTGGAGTTCGACCTGCTCGCCAAACACGTTCAGAAACTGTTCAAACGAGTTAGCCTCACCATTTAG
- a CDS encoding Rieske 2Fe-2S domain-containing protein: MGMLDHWQPVLLSRRLRNKPVGIVVAGAPVALFRTADGRAAALSDVCPHRRLKLSAGDVVGDRLRCKYHGWTFDACGNGESPATPKMTTCMTSFDVREEHGLVWLKTRDSSPEFPVIDPQGFFPICTLEHTVPAPLELSVDNFNEIEHSGTVHDTFGYDLDRLHEVKVEFESTDDTVRVTNAGPTKRLNRIFAWLLGVRAGDIFHDHWTTRFSPVYSVFDHWWTSPDGSRESMVRWRLYIFFVPQDDKTTRVFSVTFAKSKYPGPAGALRLARGFMRREIDREVRADVTMLHHMADFGTGIEGLKLSRFDKVLGLTRERIARIYRGV; this comes from the coding sequence ATGGGGATGCTGGACCACTGGCAACCGGTCCTGTTGAGCCGCCGTTTGCGCAACAAACCCGTGGGGATCGTCGTGGCCGGGGCGCCGGTGGCGCTGTTCCGCACCGCAGATGGCCGGGCCGCCGCGCTCTCCGACGTGTGCCCGCACCGGCGCCTGAAACTCAGCGCCGGGGACGTGGTCGGCGACCGCCTCCGGTGCAAGTACCACGGGTGGACGTTCGACGCTTGCGGAAACGGCGAAAGCCCTGCCACACCGAAAATGACGACCTGCATGACGAGCTTCGACGTGCGCGAAGAGCACGGACTGGTCTGGCTGAAGACGCGTGACAGCTCCCCGGAGTTCCCGGTCATCGACCCGCAAGGGTTCTTCCCGATCTGCACGCTCGAGCACACGGTCCCGGCCCCGCTCGAACTTTCCGTCGATAATTTCAACGAAATCGAGCACAGCGGCACCGTTCACGACACGTTCGGCTACGACCTAGACCGGCTGCACGAGGTCAAAGTCGAGTTCGAGTCGACCGACGACACCGTGCGCGTGACGAACGCCGGACCCACGAAGCGCCTCAACCGCATTTTCGCCTGGCTCCTCGGGGTGCGCGCCGGCGACATCTTCCACGACCACTGGACCACCCGGTTCTCGCCGGTGTATTCCGTGTTCGACCACTGGTGGACCAGCCCGGACGGGTCGCGCGAGTCGATGGTGCGCTGGCGCCTCTACATCTTCTTCGTGCCGCAGGACGACAAGACGACGCGGGTGTTCTCGGTCACGTTCGCGAAGTCGAAGTACCCCGGCCCCGCGGGCGCGCTGCGGTTGGCCCGCGGGTTCATGCGCCGCGAGATCGACCGCGAGGTCCGCGCGGACGTGACGATGCTCCACCACATGGCCGATTTCGGCACCGGCATCGAGGGGCTGAAGCTGAGCCGGTTCGACAAGGTGCTCGGACTGACCCGCGAGCGCATCGCTCGTATTTACCGCGGGGTTTAA
- the dusB gene encoding tRNA dihydrouridine synthase DusB, with protein sequence MTNANAELPPPPAQYREPVSIGTIKLASRFNLAPLAGYTNLPFRLSVRELGGVGLCTTDLVNARAIVDGIQKTMILLATDPAERPLFVQIFGSKAHEMAGAAKWLVERKLADGIDINMGCPVRKVVKTGGGSSMMCDTTGATVDLVRQVVEAVPVPVSVKMRLGWDDDNLSAPYFAREFEKVGVAALTIHGRTREQGFSGGVNHDGIRRVVEAVERIPVFGNGDVRSVWDAARMIADTGCHGIAMGRGALANPWIFRQFDSWVRTGDPGPRGTYAERLAFMRLHLRRLVDWKGSEKNGCVHFRKVATWYTKALRFPKRVQQQLVMLSGLDEFEAIIAPFASGSAPEGWTEYDSQQAHIAVPAGPIAHW encoded by the coding sequence ATGACGAACGCGAACGCCGAACTTCCCCCGCCGCCCGCCCAGTACCGCGAGCCGGTGTCTATTGGGACAATCAAACTCGCCTCGCGGTTCAACCTCGCGCCGCTCGCGGGGTACACGAATCTTCCGTTCCGCCTGTCCGTTCGTGAACTCGGAGGAGTCGGGCTTTGCACCACCGACCTCGTCAATGCCCGCGCGATCGTTGATGGCATTCAGAAGACGATGATTCTGCTCGCCACGGACCCGGCCGAGCGCCCACTGTTCGTGCAGATCTTCGGCTCCAAGGCCCACGAAATGGCCGGCGCCGCGAAGTGGCTCGTCGAGCGCAAGCTCGCCGACGGCATCGACATCAACATGGGCTGCCCGGTGCGGAAGGTCGTGAAGACCGGCGGCGGGTCGTCCATGATGTGCGACACCACCGGCGCGACCGTGGATCTCGTCCGGCAGGTAGTCGAAGCCGTGCCGGTTCCCGTGAGCGTGAAAATGCGCCTGGGCTGGGACGACGACAACCTGAGTGCCCCGTACTTCGCGCGCGAGTTCGAGAAGGTCGGCGTCGCGGCACTCACCATTCACGGCCGAACGCGCGAACAGGGCTTTTCGGGCGGCGTGAATCACGACGGCATCCGGCGCGTCGTGGAGGCGGTCGAGCGCATCCCGGTGTTCGGCAACGGCGACGTGCGTTCGGTGTGGGACGCGGCCCGGATGATCGCCGATACCGGCTGCCACGGCATCGCGATGGGGCGCGGCGCACTCGCGAACCCGTGGATATTCCGCCAGTTCGATTCGTGGGTGCGAACGGGCGATCCCGGTCCGCGCGGAACTTATGCGGAGCGCCTCGCGTTCATGCGGCTCCACCTGCGCCGGCTCGTGGATTGGAAGGGAAGCGAGAAGAACGGCTGCGTGCATTTCCGCAAGGTCGCGACGTGGTACACGAAGGCGCTCCGGTTCCCGAAGCGCGTTCAGCAGCAGCTCGTGATGCTCTCGGGGCTAGACGAGTTCGAGGCGATCATCGCGCCGTTCGCGTCCGGTTCGGCGCCCGAGGGCTGGACCGAATACGACTCCCAACAGGCACACATCGCGGTCCCCGCCGGGCCGATCGCGCACTGGTAG
- a CDS encoding MmgE/PrpD family protein, whose protein sequence is MPPQTLAARLAGYAHDLTFDKLTKEAVHEVKRRFIDSFATAIGAMPSDAYAIAKKCASRVSSNPGASILAGGKSSVEWATFVNGLLIRYLDFNDTYLSKEPAHPSDNLAAVLAVGESVGAGGKDLITAAVLAYEIQCRFCDAASLRKHGVDHVTYGAISSATAAAKLMKLDVTKLTHTVGLAGVCNVALRQTRSGELSMWKGCAFANAARNGVFAATLAADGMTGPAPIFEGDLGFFKLVAREAFTPAPFGSEPGNADGFMINKTYIKFWPAEYHSQSAIDAALQIRAELKGDVSQVASIDIATFEASYNIIGKYPEAWAPKTRETADHSLPYCTAAALHDGDVYLETFDDDHFTNPKLVAFTGKVKIRHDGTLDPRYPTGIPNRITVTLTDGRTLVKEVEFPRGHAGNPMTDAEVETKFRRVAEPKYGKAKADEILARCWDLEKLTSVTDLIALFA, encoded by the coding sequence ATGCCCCCTCAAACGCTCGCCGCACGGCTGGCCGGTTACGCACACGACCTCACGTTCGACAAGCTCACGAAGGAAGCCGTTCACGAGGTGAAGCGGCGGTTCATCGACTCCTTCGCCACCGCCATCGGCGCGATGCCGTCGGACGCCTACGCGATCGCGAAGAAGTGCGCGTCCCGCGTGTCGAGTAATCCCGGGGCGTCGATCCTCGCGGGGGGTAAGTCGAGCGTCGAGTGGGCCACGTTCGTGAACGGGCTGCTCATCCGCTACCTCGACTTCAACGACACCTACCTGAGCAAAGAACCCGCGCACCCCAGCGACAACCTCGCGGCCGTACTCGCGGTGGGCGAATCGGTGGGCGCGGGTGGCAAGGATCTCATCACCGCGGCGGTGCTCGCTTACGAGATCCAGTGCCGGTTCTGCGACGCAGCCAGCCTCCGGAAACACGGCGTCGACCACGTCACCTACGGCGCGATCTCGTCGGCTACGGCCGCGGCAAAGCTGATGAAGCTCGACGTGACGAAGCTCACGCACACCGTCGGGCTGGCGGGCGTGTGCAACGTCGCGCTGCGCCAAACGCGGTCGGGCGAGTTGAGTATGTGGAAGGGCTGCGCGTTCGCGAACGCCGCCCGCAACGGCGTGTTCGCGGCCACCCTCGCGGCCGACGGGATGACTGGCCCGGCGCCGATTTTCGAGGGCGACCTCGGATTCTTCAAGCTGGTGGCGCGCGAGGCGTTCACCCCAGCGCCGTTCGGCAGCGAGCCGGGCAACGCCGACGGGTTCATGATTAACAAGACGTACATCAAGTTCTGGCCGGCCGAGTACCACTCCCAGAGCGCCATCGACGCCGCGTTGCAAATTCGTGCGGAACTGAAGGGCGACGTGTCGCAGGTCGCGAGCATCGACATTGCAACGTTCGAGGCGAGCTACAACATCATCGGGAAGTACCCGGAAGCGTGGGCTCCGAAGACCCGCGAAACCGCCGATCACAGCCTCCCGTACTGCACCGCCGCGGCGCTGCACGATGGCGACGTGTACCTGGAAACGTTCGACGACGACCACTTCACGAACCCGAAGTTGGTCGCGTTCACGGGGAAGGTGAAGATTCGGCACGACGGGACACTCGACCCGCGGTACCCGACCGGCATCCCGAACCGCATCACGGTGACGCTGACCGACGGTCGCACGCTGGTGAAGGAAGTCGAGTTCCCGCGCGGGCACGCCGGGAACCCGATGACGGACGCGGAAGTTGAGACGAAGTTCCGCCGTGTGGCGGAGCCGAAGTACGGCAAGGCCAAGGCCGACGAGATCCTCGCCCGCTGCTGGGATCTGGAGAAACTGACGAGCGTGACCGACCTGATTGCGCTCTTCGCGTGA
- a CDS encoding SET domain-containing protein-lysine N-methyltransferase, with protein sequence MSATKQLSALYVRKVRGMGRGVFAGRAYRKGEVIEVCPVIRVTPGADGTADGGLEYYVFQWDNGALAVALGYGSLYNHSAEANAKFTPRHTRNDIVFRATRNISVGEQIFIDYQWDEGDYATFR encoded by the coding sequence ATGAGCGCCACAAAGCAATTGTCCGCGTTGTACGTCCGTAAGGTTCGCGGCATGGGGCGCGGGGTGTTCGCCGGGCGCGCGTACCGCAAGGGAGAAGTGATCGAGGTGTGCCCGGTGATCCGGGTTACGCCCGGGGCCGATGGGACCGCCGACGGGGGACTCGAATACTACGTGTTCCAGTGGGACAATGGTGCGCTGGCTGTGGCGCTCGGGTACGGGTCGCTGTACAACCACTCGGCCGAGGCGAACGCCAAATTCACCCCGCGCCACACCCGAAACGACATCGTGTTCCGGGCCACCCGGAACATTTCGGTCGGCGAGCAGATCTTCATCGATTACCAGTGGGACGAGGGCGACTACGCGACGTTCCGCTAA
- a CDS encoding NAD-dependent epimerase/dehydratase family protein, whose product MAVETSSWRGRRVLVTGCSGFLGGAVARELLAAGADVVGLIHERAGTDVLGPGGRVHVIRGRADNVFRLHSAMAVHEVSAVFHLCSSSPFGDDRSTPAVLQAASLYSRRVPVVTARPLQQITLARTTETHQDGLSVARFGAVFGPGDRKLFRTVPAAALGLISGNFALPPEGPANDFVFVRDAARACLRVAEDVAKNGPGDYPFRSGWHMSDRQIAVAFRGEFAGAAPGWTESAPPANPLGWAPARSFCEAVTETLAWYREYLRTGAGAQVRVAA is encoded by the coding sequence ATGGCTGTAGAAACATCTTCGTGGCGCGGACGCCGGGTGCTCGTGACCGGGTGCTCGGGTTTCCTGGGCGGCGCAGTGGCCCGGGAACTGCTCGCTGCGGGTGCGGACGTTGTGGGGCTGATCCACGAGCGCGCCGGGACCGACGTTCTGGGGCCGGGTGGTCGCGTGCATGTTATTCGCGGGCGTGCGGATAACGTGTTCCGGCTGCACTCCGCGATGGCCGTTCACGAGGTCTCTGCGGTCTTTCACCTCTGCTCGTCTTCCCCGTTCGGCGACGATCGAAGCACCCCCGCAGTCCTTCAGGCTGCCAGTTTGTATTCGCGCCGTGTGCCGGTTGTGACCGCACGGCCGCTTCAACAAATCACTCTCGCACGCACGACAGAAACACACCAAGACGGGCTGAGCGTCGCGCGATTCGGCGCGGTGTTCGGTCCCGGCGACCGGAAGCTGTTCCGCACGGTTCCTGCGGCCGCGCTCGGGCTGATTTCGGGGAACTTCGCGCTCCCGCCCGAAGGCCCGGCGAACGATTTCGTGTTCGTGCGGGACGCGGCTCGTGCGTGTCTGCGTGTGGCCGAAGATGTGGCGAAGAACGGTCCGGGGGACTACCCGTTCCGGAGCGGCTGGCACATGAGCGACCGACAAATTGCGGTCGCGTTCCGCGGGGAGTTTGCGGGGGCTGCGCCTGGGTGGACCGAGTCGGCTCCCCCAGCAAACCCGCTCGGGTGGGCACCGGCCCGGTCGTTCTGCGAGGCCGTGACCGAAACGCTTGCGTGGTACCGCGAATATCTTCGTACAGGAGCGGGGGCGCAGGTCCGCGTGGCGGCTTAA
- a CDS encoding ArnT family glycosyltransferase, whose amino-acid sequence MVPSLNPVAVRVPAGAPDSFAWKLTDRACKRTAFGLILASVVFHLLYLAFNCPLDLSPDEAHYWQWSRHLAWSYYSKGPLVAWLIRASCELFGPASEALTGSLMFAVRLPAVACHAALLAGWYVLAASTLKSHRAALATVALAMTLPPVIAGAVLMTIDPPFLACWCWAAIGVWKGLERGKPNPQTPFPRKEGGAEPEIEGGMLSAVRSPSPLRGGVGEGFFARSLLWWLLAAICSALGVLAKYPMVLLPCGVFGYLLFTRRDELKRPGFWVFALGSALGLVPVLLWNWANDWVTFRHVGTQAAGTSGSGIRWLGPLTFAVGQAGFLIGVWFVVWVVAAWRARRATDPAVAFLWWTSVPVWSVFAVASFKASGQINWPAAAYVTGFVLCVAWVRDQLGGRNHKFVARFVSGGVAVGLALSTLVHYPGLMRSALASAAGAPTEKDPTPIRKLDPTARLRGWKTLAREVDAIRARVRAETGEEPLVAGTVWNVPGALGVYCSGHPETYSFGLAMADRHSQYDVWHPNPVADAQAFRGRTFVFVGDGLPSDAGVFGRVEQPTLVFHHEEGIPVAVWWVWVGHDFRGFPDKPLWPGRPRY is encoded by the coding sequence ATGGTGCCAAGTCTGAACCCGGTCGCTGTGCGGGTGCCCGCCGGGGCGCCGGATTCGTTCGCGTGGAAGCTCACCGACCGCGCCTGTAAGCGGACCGCGTTCGGCCTGATCCTCGCGTCGGTCGTGTTCCACCTCCTGTACTTGGCTTTCAACTGCCCGCTCGATCTTTCGCCGGACGAGGCCCACTACTGGCAGTGGTCGCGCCACCTCGCGTGGAGCTACTACAGCAAGGGGCCGCTGGTCGCGTGGCTGATCCGGGCTTCGTGCGAACTGTTCGGCCCCGCGAGCGAGGCGCTCACCGGGTCGCTGATGTTCGCGGTGCGCCTGCCCGCGGTCGCGTGCCACGCGGCACTTCTCGCGGGGTGGTACGTCCTGGCCGCTTCGACGCTCAAGAGCCACCGCGCGGCACTGGCAACGGTCGCGCTCGCGATGACTCTCCCGCCCGTAATCGCCGGCGCGGTGCTGATGACCATCGACCCGCCGTTCCTGGCGTGCTGGTGCTGGGCCGCGATCGGCGTGTGGAAGGGGTTGGAGAGGGGGAAACCTAACCCCCAAACCCCCTTCCCTAGGAAGGAAGGGGGAGCAGAACCAGAAATCGAAGGCGGGATGCTGTCTGCTGTCCGAAGCCCCTCTCCGCTTAGGGGAGGGGTTGGGGAGGGGTTCTTCGCACGCTCTCTCCTCTGGTGGCTGCTCGCAGCGATTTGTTCCGCGCTCGGGGTGCTCGCGAAGTACCCGATGGTGCTGCTCCCGTGCGGCGTGTTCGGCTACTTGCTGTTCACGCGACGCGACGAGCTGAAGCGCCCCGGTTTTTGGGTGTTCGCGCTCGGGTCCGCGTTGGGATTGGTGCCGGTTCTGCTGTGGAACTGGGCGAACGACTGGGTGACGTTCCGGCACGTCGGTACGCAGGCGGCGGGGACCAGTGGAAGCGGCATTCGTTGGCTCGGGCCGCTCACGTTCGCTGTTGGCCAAGCGGGGTTCTTGATCGGCGTGTGGTTCGTGGTGTGGGTCGTGGCCGCGTGGCGCGCCCGGCGCGCTACGGACCCGGCGGTCGCGTTCCTGTGGTGGACGTCGGTGCCGGTGTGGTCCGTGTTCGCGGTCGCGAGCTTCAAAGCGTCCGGGCAGATCAACTGGCCCGCGGCGGCTTACGTCACCGGGTTCGTGCTGTGCGTTGCGTGGGTGCGCGACCAACTCGGGGGGCGGAATCACAAGTTCGTTGCGCGTTTCGTGAGTGGCGGGGTCGCAGTCGGCCTCGCGCTTTCAACCCTCGTGCATTACCCGGGGCTGATGCGCTCCGCGCTCGCTTCGGCAGCGGGGGCGCCGACGGAAAAAGACCCGACGCCGATCCGCAAACTCGACCCGACGGCGCGCCTTCGCGGGTGGAAGACGCTCGCACGCGAGGTGGACGCGATCCGCGCCCGCGTGCGAGCGGAAACGGGCGAGGAGCCGCTCGTGGCCGGCACCGTGTGGAACGTGCCGGGGGCGCTGGGGGTGTACTGCTCCGGGCACCCGGAAACGTACTCGTTCGGGCTGGCGATGGCCGACCGGCACAGTCAGTACGACGTATGGCACCCGAACCCGGTGGCCGATGCGCAAGCCTTCCGCGGGCGCACGTTCGTGTTCGTGGGGGACGGACTCCCCTCCGACGCCGGGGTTTTCGGACGGGTGGAACAGCCGACTTTAGTGTTTCACCACGAAGAGGGCATTCCGGTAGCGGTTTGGTGGGTGTGGGTCGGGCACGATTTTCGGGGTTTTCCCGATAAACCGCTCTGGCCCGGGCGCCCACGCTATTAA
- a CDS encoding AAA family ATPase → MPPATKASAVNPEELSLSDLQAEAETIRKRINRFRESLGRFFVNKQEIIDLMCVAAIAQEPLLLIGPPGTAKSDIVVKFKDALGIEQGDYFEYMLTRFTEPSEIIGAIDIKELRDGKYIRRKDGKLPTAKLVFLDEIFKSNSAILNILLTIINEKKFYQEGKPEPVPLRIMFAATNEIPEQGELAALKDRFVLKVQSRSVQEEHFAELIDAGLQGEAYKGLNQKPWIEGHAQLDDFLKANRYMTHLFSRKTGDGRGEEENDRHRFFPADVFKEFQRLVKTLVREDKIFISDRKLVKLYKLFRVRSWLFSGGAVTKDDLRLLAYLGETHQEIEHLRTKVPEYLGDA, encoded by the coding sequence ATGCCCCCCGCGACAAAAGCCTCGGCCGTCAACCCCGAAGAACTCTCGCTGAGCGACCTGCAAGCGGAGGCCGAAACGATCCGCAAGCGGATCAACCGGTTCCGCGAATCGCTCGGCCGGTTCTTCGTGAACAAGCAAGAGATCATCGACCTGATGTGCGTGGCCGCGATCGCGCAGGAACCGCTCCTGCTCATCGGGCCGCCGGGAACGGCGAAGTCCGACATCGTGGTGAAGTTCAAGGACGCCCTCGGCATCGAGCAGGGCGACTACTTCGAGTACATGCTCACGCGGTTCACCGAGCCGAGCGAAATCATCGGCGCGATCGACATCAAGGAGCTGCGCGACGGCAAGTACATCCGCCGCAAGGACGGCAAACTGCCCACCGCGAAGCTCGTGTTCCTCGACGAAATCTTCAAGTCGAACTCGGCCATCCTGAACATCCTTCTCACGATCATCAACGAGAAGAAGTTCTACCAGGAGGGCAAGCCCGAGCCGGTGCCGCTGCGGATCATGTTCGCGGCGACCAACGAGATCCCCGAACAGGGCGAACTCGCCGCGCTCAAGGACCGGTTCGTGCTGAAGGTGCAGAGCCGCAGCGTGCAGGAAGAGCACTTCGCCGAACTCATCGACGCGGGGCTCCAGGGTGAAGCCTACAAGGGCCTGAACCAGAAACCGTGGATCGAGGGGCACGCACAGCTCGACGACTTCCTGAAGGCGAACCGGTACATGACGCACCTGTTCTCGCGCAAGACCGGCGACGGGCGCGGGGAAGAGGAGAACGACCGGCACCGGTTCTTCCCGGCGGACGTGTTCAAAGAGTTCCAGCGCCTCGTGAAGACGCTCGTGCGCGAGGACAAGATCTTCATCAGCGACCGCAAACTGGTGAAACTCTACAAGCTGTTCCGCGTGCGCTCGTGGCTGTTCAGCGGCGGTGCGGTAACGAAAGATGACCTGCGCCTGCTCGCGTACCTGGGCGAAACGCACCAGGAAATCGAGCACCTGCGCACGAAGGTGCCGGAATACTTGGGCGATGCGTAA